In a genomic window of Streptomyces pristinaespiralis:
- a CDS encoding acyl-CoA dehydrogenase family protein: MNAIETQEHKDLREAVAALGRRHGPGFDRATLWEEAGKLGYLGVNLPEEYGGGGGGISELSIVLEESGAAGCPLLMMIVSPAICATVIARFGTDEQKRQWLPGLADGSLTMAFGITEPDAGSNSHRITTTARRDGWGSPRTKSGGGWILTGRKVFVSGVDIADATLIVGRTEDARTGSLKPCLFIVPRDAEGFGRSVIDMELQAQEKQFELVLDDVRLPADALVGNEDAGLLQLFAGLNPERIMTAAFAIGMGRYALAQAVEYAKTRQVWKAPIGAHQAIAHPLAQAHIELELAKLMMQKAAALYDAGDDVGAGEAANMAKYAAGEACVKAVDQAVHTLGGNGLTREYGLAKLIAAARVARIAPVSREMILNYVSHQSLGLPKSY, encoded by the coding sequence ATGAACGCCATCGAGACCCAGGAGCACAAGGACCTGCGGGAAGCCGTCGCCGCGCTCGGCCGCCGGCACGGACCCGGCTTCGACCGTGCCACCCTGTGGGAAGAGGCCGGCAAGCTCGGCTACCTCGGCGTGAACCTCCCCGAGGAGTACGGCGGCGGAGGCGGCGGCATCAGCGAGCTGTCCATCGTCCTCGAGGAGTCCGGCGCGGCCGGCTGCCCCCTCCTCATGATGATCGTCTCGCCCGCGATCTGCGCCACCGTCATCGCCCGCTTCGGCACCGACGAGCAGAAGCGGCAGTGGCTCCCCGGCCTCGCCGACGGCAGCCTCACCATGGCCTTCGGCATCACGGAGCCCGACGCGGGATCGAACTCCCACCGCATCACCACCACCGCCCGCCGGGACGGATGGGGGTCCCCCCGGACGAAGTCTGGGGGAGGATGGATACTGACCGGCCGCAAGGTCTTCGTCTCCGGCGTCGACATCGCCGACGCGACCCTGATCGTCGGCCGCACCGAGGACGCCAGGACGGGCAGCCTCAAGCCGTGCCTGTTCATCGTCCCCCGCGACGCGGAGGGCTTCGGCCGGTCCGTGATCGACATGGAACTCCAGGCGCAGGAGAAGCAGTTCGAGCTGGTGCTCGATGACGTACGGCTGCCCGCGGACGCCCTCGTGGGCAACGAGGACGCCGGCCTGCTCCAGCTGTTCGCCGGGCTCAACCCCGAACGCATCATGACCGCCGCGTTCGCCATCGGCATGGGCCGCTACGCCCTCGCACAGGCCGTCGAGTACGCGAAGACCCGCCAGGTCTGGAAGGCGCCCATCGGCGCCCACCAGGCCATCGCCCATCCGCTCGCCCAGGCCCACATCGAACTCGAACTCGCGAAGCTGATGATGCAGAAGGCCGCCGCCCTGTACGACGCCGGCGACGACGTCGGCGCAGGCGAGGCCGCCAACATGGCCAAGTACGCGGCCGGTGAGGCGTGCGTGAAGGCCGTCGACCAGGCGGTCCACACCCTCGGCGGCAACGGACTCACCCGCGAGTACGGTCTCGCGAAGCTCATCGCCGCCGCCCGCGTCGCCCGGATCGCCCCGGTCAGCCGCGAAATGATCCTCAACTACGTGTCCCACCAGTCCCTGGGTCTCCCCAAGTCGTACTGA
- a CDS encoding 4-coumarate--CoA ligase family protein: MVFRSSYADVPAVVEPIHESVLARAAEYADTVALVDGVNGTTVTYLQLDLFHRRIAAALADAGLRKGDVLALHSPNTVAYPAVFYGATRAGAAVTTVHPLATAEEFAKQLRDSSARWIVTVSPLLEVARRAAELAAGIEEIFVCDQAEGHVSVLDMLGSTAPDPDVIIDPSNDVAALPYSSGTTGVPKGVMLTHRSIATNLAQLEPVAPAGQGHRILAVLPFFHIYGLTALMNAPLKQGATVVVLPRFELDTFLGAIQEHRINGLYVAPPIVLALAKHPAVATYDLSSLEYILSAAAPLDAALAEACSKRLGLPPVRQAYGMTELSPGTHVVPLTADDPPPGTVGLLLPGTEMRILDLDGSGRELGVGEEGEIAIRGPQVMKGYLGRPDATAAMIDEDGWVHTGDVGRVDDDGWLFVVDRVKELIKYKGYQVAPAELEALLLTHEAIADAAVIGVNDDDGNEIPKAYVVRQPGTEHLKEEDVLDFVAARVSPYKKVRRVEFVGAVPRAASGKILRRELRARENGTKEQ; the protein is encoded by the coding sequence ATGGTGTTCCGCAGCAGTTACGCAGATGTCCCGGCAGTCGTCGAACCCATCCACGAGAGCGTGCTCGCCAGAGCCGCCGAGTACGCAGACACCGTCGCCCTCGTCGACGGCGTGAACGGCACCACCGTCACCTACCTGCAACTGGACCTGTTCCACCGGCGGATCGCCGCCGCCCTCGCCGACGCCGGACTCCGCAAGGGCGACGTCCTGGCCCTGCACAGCCCCAACACGGTCGCCTACCCGGCCGTCTTCTACGGGGCCACCCGCGCCGGCGCGGCCGTCACCACCGTCCACCCGCTCGCCACGGCGGAGGAGTTCGCCAAGCAGCTGCGCGACTCCTCCGCCCGCTGGATCGTCACCGTCTCCCCCCTGCTGGAGGTGGCCCGCAGGGCCGCCGAACTCGCCGCGGGGATCGAGGAGATCTTCGTCTGCGACCAGGCGGAGGGGCACGTCAGCGTCCTCGACATGCTCGGCTCCACCGCGCCGGATCCCGACGTCATCATCGACCCGTCGAACGACGTCGCCGCCCTGCCGTACTCGTCGGGCACGACCGGCGTCCCCAAGGGCGTGATGCTCACCCACCGGTCCATCGCCACCAACCTGGCGCAACTCGAACCCGTCGCCCCGGCGGGCCAAGGGCACCGCATCCTCGCCGTCCTGCCCTTCTTCCACATCTATGGGCTCACCGCCCTGATGAACGCCCCGCTCAAGCAGGGCGCGACGGTCGTCGTCCTGCCCCGCTTCGAGCTCGACACCTTCCTCGGCGCGATCCAGGAACACCGCATCAACGGGCTGTACGTCGCCCCGCCCATCGTCCTCGCGCTCGCCAAGCACCCGGCGGTCGCCACCTACGACCTCTCGTCGCTGGAGTACATCCTCAGCGCCGCCGCCCCGCTCGACGCCGCCCTCGCGGAGGCATGCTCGAAACGGCTCGGCCTGCCGCCGGTACGGCAGGCGTACGGGATGACCGAGCTGTCACCCGGCACCCACGTCGTACCGCTCACCGCGGACGACCCCCCGCCCGGCACCGTGGGCCTCCTGCTGCCCGGCACCGAGATGCGCATCCTCGACCTCGACGGCTCCGGCCGGGAACTGGGCGTCGGAGAAGAAGGCGAGATCGCCATCCGCGGCCCCCAGGTGATGAAGGGCTACCTGGGCCGCCCCGACGCCACCGCCGCGATGATCGACGAGGACGGCTGGGTCCACACCGGCGACGTCGGGCGCGTCGACGACGACGGCTGGCTGTTCGTCGTCGACCGGGTCAAGGAACTCATCAAGTACAAGGGCTACCAGGTCGCCCCTGCGGAGCTGGAGGCGCTGCTGCTCACCCACGAGGCGATCGCCGACGCCGCGGTCATCGGCGTCAACGACGACGACGGCAACGAGATCCCGAAGGCGTACGTCGTACGGCAGCCGGGCACCGAACACCTCAAGGAGGAGGACGTCCTCGACTTCGTCGCCGCCCGGGTCTCCCCGTACAAGAAGGTCCGCCGCGTCGAGTTCGTCGGCGCCGTACCCCGCGCCGCCTCCGGCAAGATCCTCCGAAGGGAACTGCGGGCCCGCGAGAACGGTACGAAGGAGCAGTAG
- a CDS encoding enoyl-CoA hydratase family protein, with amino-acid sequence MTIATTHERGITTLTLDSPANRNALTARLVGELTEALGKCAQDEDVRAVVLTHTGSTFSAGADLKSPPNPYTFVGLLRQIVTLPKPVVARITGHVRAGGLGLVGACDIAAAGSDSDFAFTEVRIGVAPAVISLPLLPRMEPRAAGRYYLTGERFDAAEAVRTGLLTLTADDVDTALAPLLDGLRRASPQGLAASKELVTARVLETFDRDAEDLVQRSASLFASSEAREGMTAFLERRDPTWVL; translated from the coding sequence GTGACCATCGCCACCACCCACGAGCGCGGCATCACCACCCTGACCCTGGACTCGCCGGCCAACCGCAACGCCCTCACGGCGCGGCTCGTCGGCGAACTCACAGAAGCGCTCGGCAAATGCGCCCAGGACGAGGACGTACGCGCCGTCGTGCTCACGCACACCGGCTCCACGTTCAGCGCGGGCGCCGACCTGAAGTCACCGCCCAACCCGTACACCTTCGTCGGCCTGCTCCGGCAGATCGTGACGCTGCCCAAACCGGTGGTGGCCAGGATCACCGGCCATGTACGGGCCGGCGGCCTCGGCCTCGTCGGCGCGTGCGACATCGCCGCCGCCGGCTCGGACTCGGACTTCGCGTTCACCGAAGTGCGCATCGGGGTCGCACCCGCCGTCATCTCCCTGCCGCTGCTGCCCCGCATGGAACCCCGGGCCGCCGGACGCTACTACCTCACCGGGGAGCGCTTCGACGCGGCGGAGGCGGTCCGCACCGGGCTGCTCACCCTGACCGCGGACGACGTGGACACCGCCCTCGCGCCGCTCCTCGACGGGCTGCGCAGAGCCTCCCCCCAGGGGCTGGCGGCATCGAAGGAACTGGTCACGGCTAGGGTGCTGGAGACCTTCGACCGGGACGCGGAGGACCTGGTCCAGCGCTCGGCGTCGCTGTTCGCATCGTCCGAGGCGCGCGAAGGGATGACGGCCTTCCTCGAACGACGGGACCCCACATGGGTGTTGTGA
- a CDS encoding TetR/AcrR family transcriptional regulator: protein MGVVTPPTAKAPKQDRSRATRQRLLEAAVACLAEVGWAGSTVTVVAERAGVSRGAAQHHFPTREDLFTAAVEYVAEERSQALRELPSQDRAAVVAALVDLYTGPLFRAALHLWVAASNEEQLRPRVTELEAKVGRETHRIAVRLLNADESRPGVRETVQGLLDMARGLGLANLLTDDAARRKRVVAQWAALVEDALG, encoded by the coding sequence ATGGGTGTTGTGACGCCACCGACCGCCAAGGCCCCCAAGCAGGACCGCAGCCGGGCCACCCGGCAGCGGCTGCTGGAGGCCGCGGTGGCGTGCCTGGCCGAGGTCGGCTGGGCGGGCTCCACGGTCACCGTGGTGGCCGAGCGGGCCGGCGTCTCACGCGGGGCCGCACAGCACCACTTCCCGACCCGCGAGGACCTCTTCACAGCCGCCGTCGAATACGTGGCCGAGGAGCGCTCGCAGGCACTGCGGGAGCTCCCGTCCCAGGACCGCGCCGCCGTCGTCGCGGCCCTCGTCGACCTCTACACCGGGCCGCTGTTCCGGGCCGCGCTGCACCTGTGGGTGGCCGCTTCCAACGAGGAGCAGCTGCGCCCACGGGTCACCGAACTCGAGGCGAAGGTCGGCCGCGAGACCCACCGCATCGCCGTGCGCCTGCTGAACGCGGACGAGTCCCGCCCCGGCGTCCGCGAAACCGTCCAGGGCCTGCTGGACATGGCCCGCGGCCTGGGCCTGGCCAACCTGCTCACGGACGACGCGGCCCGCCGGAAACGGGTGGTGGCGCAGTGGGCGGCGCTGGTCGAGGACGCACTCGGCTGA
- a CDS encoding citrate synthase 2: MSDFVPGLEGVVAFETEIAEPDKEGGSLRYRGVDIEELVGHVSFGNVWGLLVDGAFNPGLPPAEPFPIPVHSGDIRVDVQSALAMLAPVWGLKPLLDIDEAQARDDLARAAVMALSYVAQSARGQGLPMVPQSEIDKAESIVERFMIRWRGEPDPRHVKAVDAYWTSAAEHGMNASTFTARVIASTGADVAAALSGAVGAMSGPLHGGAPSRVLGMIEEIERTGDATAYVKRALDKGERLMGFGHRVYRAEDPRARVLRRTAKELAAPRFEVAEALEKAALEELHNRRPDRVLATNVEFWAAIMLDFAEVPAHMFTSMFTCARTAGWSAHILEQKRTGRLVRPSARYVGPSARSPREISGYEDIVG; the protein is encoded by the coding sequence ATGTCCGACTTCGTACCTGGACTCGAGGGAGTCGTCGCGTTCGAGACGGAGATCGCCGAACCGGACAAGGAGGGCGGCTCGCTCCGCTACCGGGGCGTCGACATCGAGGAGCTGGTCGGGCACGTCTCCTTCGGGAACGTGTGGGGGCTGCTCGTCGACGGCGCCTTCAACCCGGGCCTGCCGCCCGCAGAACCGTTTCCGATCCCGGTGCACTCCGGCGACATCCGGGTCGACGTGCAGTCGGCGCTGGCGATGCTCGCCCCTGTGTGGGGTCTGAAACCGCTGCTGGACATCGATGAGGCGCAGGCCCGTGACGACCTGGCGCGGGCGGCCGTGATGGCGCTGTCGTACGTGGCACAGAGTGCCCGTGGCCAGGGTCTGCCGATGGTTCCGCAGAGCGAGATCGACAAGGCGGAGTCCATCGTCGAGCGGTTCATGATCCGCTGGCGCGGCGAGCCCGACCCCAGGCACGTCAAGGCCGTCGACGCGTACTGGACGTCGGCCGCGGAGCACGGCATGAACGCGTCCACGTTCACGGCCCGGGTGATCGCGTCCACCGGCGCGGACGTGGCGGCGGCGCTGTCCGGTGCGGTCGGCGCGATGTCCGGGCCGCTGCACGGCGGTGCGCCGTCCCGGGTGCTCGGCATGATCGAGGAGATCGAGCGGACCGGCGACGCGACGGCGTACGTGAAGCGTGCCCTGGACAAGGGTGAGCGGCTGATGGGCTTCGGGCACCGGGTCTACCGTGCGGAGGACCCGCGGGCCCGTGTGCTGCGCCGTACGGCGAAGGAGCTGGCCGCGCCGCGCTTCGAGGTGGCGGAGGCGCTGGAGAAGGCGGCGCTGGAGGAGCTGCACAACCGCCGCCCGGACCGGGTGCTGGCGACCAATGTCGAGTTCTGGGCCGCGATCATGCTGGACTTCGCGGAGGTCCCGGCGCACATGTTCACGTCGATGTTCACCTGTGCCCGTACGGCCGGCTGGTCGGCGCACATCCTGGAGCAGAAGCGCACGGGCCGTCTGGTGCGCCCCTCGGCGCGGTATGTGGGTCCGTCCGCCCGCAGCCCGCGTGAGATCTCGGGTTACGAGGACATCGTCGGCTGA
- the pdxH gene encoding pyridoxamine 5'-phosphate oxidase, with the protein MREQYRSTPLDEDALAAGPMEQFAQWFAEAAAAALLEPNAMIVSTATADGRPSSRTVLLKQYDARGFVFFTNYDSRKGREIAANPHVSLLFPWHPLERQIIVTGRAARIGRDETAAYFRTRPHGSQLGAWASDQSRVISSREDLLRRYEELSARYPEGAQVPAPAHWGGIRVVPDEVEFWQGHENRLHDRLRYVRTDGGWRVERLAP; encoded by the coding sequence ATGCGCGAGCAGTACCGCTCGACACCGCTCGACGAGGACGCACTGGCCGCAGGCCCCATGGAACAGTTCGCACAGTGGTTCGCGGAGGCCGCCGCGGCCGCCCTGCTGGAGCCCAACGCGATGATCGTCTCGACGGCGACAGCCGACGGCCGGCCCTCCTCGCGCACGGTGCTGCTGAAGCAGTACGACGCCCGCGGCTTCGTCTTCTTCACCAACTACGACTCGCGCAAGGGCCGCGAGATCGCCGCCAACCCGCACGTCTCGCTGCTGTTCCCCTGGCATCCGCTCGAGCGCCAGATCATCGTCACCGGCCGGGCCGCCCGCATCGGCCGCGACGAGACCGCCGCCTACTTCCGCACCCGCCCGCACGGCTCCCAGCTCGGCGCCTGGGCGAGCGACCAGTCCCGGGTGATCTCCTCGCGCGAGGACCTGCTGCGCCGGTACGAGGAGCTGTCCGCCCGCTACCCCGAGGGCGCCCAGGTCCCCGCGCCGGCGCACTGGGGCGGCATCCGGGTCGTGCCCGACGAGGTGGAGTTCTGGCAGGGGCACGAGAACCGCCTCCACGACCGGCTGCGGTACGTCCGCACGGACGGCGGCTGGCGCGTCGAGCGGCTGGCTCCCTGA
- the iscB gene encoding RNA-guided endonuclease IscB: MTTLPVGEQTHQAVLPQQPALESVGADTPGSRDETAHGLPVAERGTGRKHGRGETAGGSTGSRRRHADQAEIGSGDAPMESSGYSGGAGSGRVFVLARDGVPLMPCHPARARELLRRSRAVVVRLAPFTIRLKDRGRGESEVAGVQLRIDPGSKATGIAVTDTKAERLVGGSTATVRRGLVSVELLHRGEQIRRAMAQRAGYRRRRRSANCRYRAPRNRNRARSAGWLAPSLRHRVESVASVTDRLRRLAPVTEIHVEHAAFDTHAMSEGRGLEAIEYRRGALAGTEIRELLLVRWQRSCAYCGASGVPLNAEHIRPRSRGGSSRLSNLTLACVPCNKAKGATPVEEFLAGSPERLERILRDVGVPLHDAAAMNATRGRLISALEHLGPPVHTWTGARTKWNREAMGLGKTHTLDALSVGGLDHENGDAIVRVCARILVVKAAGRGVYARTTPDRFGFPRLRRPRRKRHYGFVTGDLVRATVPKGRWKGTWSGRLAARSTGRHSLTTAQGRFNVSYRNVQLLQRADGYAYSLGQELRKKG; encoded by the coding sequence ATGACTACGTTGCCTGTAGGTGAGCAGACCCACCAGGCTGTGCTTCCTCAGCAGCCTGCTCTGGAATCCGTGGGAGCAGACACCCCTGGGAGCAGGGACGAAACGGCTCACGGACTCCCCGTCGCGGAACGGGGCACCGGCAGGAAACATGGGCGAGGGGAGACCGCCGGCGGCAGCACCGGGTCCCGGCGGCGACACGCCGATCAGGCAGAGATCGGGAGCGGTGACGCTCCCATGGAAAGCAGTGGGTACAGCGGCGGTGCCGGCTCCGGCCGGGTCTTCGTGCTCGCTCGGGACGGCGTTCCGCTCATGCCGTGCCATCCTGCCCGGGCACGTGAATTGTTGCGGAGATCCCGGGCTGTCGTCGTGCGTCTCGCACCGTTCACCATCCGGCTCAAGGATCGCGGCCGCGGTGAGTCGGAAGTCGCCGGCGTGCAACTACGCATCGATCCCGGGTCCAAGGCCACCGGCATCGCTGTCACCGACACGAAGGCGGAAAGACTTGTCGGCGGCAGCACGGCCACGGTGCGGCGTGGTCTTGTCTCGGTCGAGCTCCTCCACAGAGGCGAACAGATCCGCAGGGCCATGGCACAGCGTGCGGGCTACCGACGTAGACGCCGCTCGGCGAACTGCCGGTACCGAGCCCCGCGAAACCGGAACCGGGCCCGTTCGGCCGGCTGGTTGGCCCCGTCCCTACGACACAGGGTGGAATCCGTGGCCTCCGTGACGGACCGCCTCCGTCGACTGGCTCCCGTCACAGAGATCCATGTGGAGCACGCGGCCTTCGACACACACGCGATGAGCGAGGGCCGAGGACTCGAAGCGATCGAATACCGCAGGGGCGCGCTCGCCGGGACCGAGATCCGCGAGCTTCTGCTGGTCCGGTGGCAAAGGTCTTGCGCCTATTGCGGCGCATCGGGCGTGCCGCTGAACGCCGAACACATTCGCCCCCGCAGTCGCGGCGGGTCCAGTCGGCTGTCGAACCTGACACTCGCATGTGTCCCCTGCAACAAGGCCAAGGGCGCGACCCCTGTCGAGGAATTCCTTGCTGGCTCTCCGGAGCGCCTCGAGCGGATCCTCCGCGACGTCGGAGTGCCACTGCACGATGCGGCGGCGATGAACGCGACTCGTGGACGGCTGATCAGTGCACTCGAGCACCTGGGACCGCCGGTGCACACATGGACCGGTGCCCGCACGAAGTGGAATCGCGAGGCCATGGGACTGGGCAAGACCCATACGCTCGACGCGCTCTCCGTCGGAGGGCTGGACCACGAGAACGGCGACGCCATCGTCCGTGTCTGCGCCCGGATCCTCGTCGTCAAAGCGGCGGGAAGAGGGGTGTACGCCCGTACGACGCCGGACAGGTTCGGCTTTCCGCGTCTCAGGCGTCCGCGCCGAAAGAGGCACTACGGATTCGTCACCGGCGATCTGGTCCGGGCGACCGTTCCGAAAGGCCGTTGGAAAGGAACATGGTCGGGGAGGCTCGCCGCCCGGTCCACGGGCCGCCACAGCCTCACGACCGCCCAGGGCCGCTTCAACGTCTCGTACAGGAACGTACAGCTCCTTCAGAGGGCAGACGGCTACGCGTACAGCCTCGGACAGGAGCTACGGAAAAAGGGTTGA
- a CDS encoding PAS domain-containing protein — protein sequence MSASRSEITDAPGAGGREPGPPGADLLAALLDGMDAALCAFDAAGVVTHWNREAERILGWSAREAVGRRGFAGWAVRSADAAEVQGRLMAAMDAPGRQVHEFALLRKDGGRVLVRTQSARVLGADGKPAGVYCAFSEVHTQIDLERSIALSEALFDEASWGVVLVDVDLRPAVVNGEAARALGAGRTSALGRPLGELLEQGVEELEGALQHVLAEGAPRGLVDLWVSVAPAEGREQRRCWRSGFVRLASPLAEEPVPLGVGWLFHDVTDAKLAEQEANRLRFRSSQLHRAGRAASECEDPLEAATAYLDFALAGFADHALLDVAEGDGEGGGGTEGGGERLVRAVASPAGAPGPAAGVAGGGLPVRYAPGHPALQAVERLGSVRASAGAEGTPGEWAERRQWPKEAAHALCTVLRSRGRTLGVLTFLRGAARPAFERPDAVYAESVAVLTASALDLAQSTGD from the coding sequence ATGAGTGCTTCCAGGAGTGAGATCACCGACGCGCCCGGTGCCGGCGGGCGCGAGCCGGGGCCGCCGGGGGCGGATCTGCTCGCGGCGCTGCTCGACGGCATGGACGCCGCGCTCTGCGCCTTCGACGCCGCGGGGGTCGTGACGCACTGGAACCGCGAGGCGGAGCGGATACTCGGCTGGTCGGCGCGGGAGGCGGTCGGGCGGCGGGGCTTCGCCGGGTGGGCCGTGCGCAGCGCGGACGCGGCCGAGGTGCAGGGGCGGTTGATGGCCGCGATGGACGCGCCGGGCCGGCAGGTGCACGAGTTCGCGCTGCTGCGCAAGGACGGCGGGCGGGTGCTCGTACGGACACAGTCCGCGCGGGTGCTGGGCGCGGACGGCAAGCCTGCCGGGGTCTACTGCGCCTTCAGCGAGGTGCACACGCAGATCGACCTGGAGCGGTCCATCGCGCTGAGCGAGGCGCTCTTCGACGAGGCGTCGTGGGGTGTCGTGCTGGTCGACGTGGATCTGCGTCCCGCCGTCGTCAACGGCGAGGCGGCCCGTGCGCTCGGGGCGGGCCGTACGTCCGCGCTCGGCCGGCCGCTCGGCGAGTTGCTGGAGCAGGGCGTGGAGGAGCTGGAGGGCGCGCTGCAGCACGTGCTGGCGGAGGGTGCGCCGCGGGGGCTCGTGGACCTGTGGGTGTCCGTCGCGCCGGCGGAGGGGCGTGAGCAACGGCGTTGCTGGCGCAGCGGGTTCGTGCGGCTGGCCTCCCCGCTGGCGGAGGAGCCGGTTCCGCTCGGGGTGGGGTGGCTGTTCCACGATGTGACGGACGCCAAGCTGGCGGAGCAGGAGGCGAACCGGCTGCGGTTCAGGTCGAGTCAGCTGCACCGGGCGGGGCGTGCGGCCTCGGAGTGCGAGGACCCGCTGGAGGCGGCGACCGCGTATCTCGACTTCGCGTTGGCGGGATTCGCCGATCACGCGCTGCTCGACGTGGCCGAGGGCGACGGCGAGGGCGGTGGCGGTACGGAGGGCGGCGGGGAACGTCTGGTGCGGGCCGTCGCGTCACCGGCCGGCGCGCCCGGCCCGGCCGCGGGCGTGGCGGGCGGTGGGCTTCCGGTGCGGTACGCGCCCGGGCACCCGGCGCTGCAGGCCGTGGAGCGGCTCGGCTCGGTGCGGGCGAGTGCCGGCGCGGAGGGCACGCCCGGGGAGTGGGCGGAGCGCCGGCAGTGGCCGAAGGAAGCGGCGCACGCCCTGTGCACGGTGCTGCGCAGCCGTGGCCGGACACTCGGCGTGCTGACCTTCCTGCGCGGCGCGGCCCGTCCGGCGTTCGAGCGTCCGGACGCCGTGTACGCGGAGAGCGTCGCGGTGCTCACCGCCTCGGCACTGGACCTGGCGCAGTCGACGGGCGACTGA